GCCCTGTACGGAGAGAGCGACCtgtgattccccccctccccctgtgccccaagcccacccccctcaccccaaaaGGCATGTGGGAGCAGAacgaatccccaccaccaccacccccgtggGGACTGACCCGATCAGAGGCTTGTGCCCAGGGATGAGGGGatgacccccccgcccccccaccgggCAAGAGGTTGTGGGATCCCCTCCCCGCTCCACCCACAAGCCAGGACTGGTGGATCCAGGGTGGTCTTGGTTAGGAagccgcctctctctctctttctctcccccaccgcccGCCCCTCTGTTCTCCGCTGCCGAGCTAGTTgcacctcccctcctgcccctgcGCAGCCCGGCCCGCCCTCCCTCTTGGCCGGCTGCCCCAACCCCTCCCCAGAAGAGGCAAAGGTTGCTCTTCCTTGCgatttcctcctcctccgctcgaGGGCCATCACCTGGCCACAGCATGGATGCTGGGCCTGGAAGGTGGGGCAAGGCGGGGTCGGGGACtggtgccagcaggggaggggaggctgggcaGGGAGGCTCATCCAATAAATGGCACCCACTGGAGGCCCACCTGCTGCCGAGGCGCCCTGTTCTTTGTTGCGGGGcgtggggggggaagggggagggcagcCACAGAAGCGTGTCAGAGAGAGAAGTTCTCCTCCCCGCGCTCCCGGCTGGCGGGGCTGCCCCTTGGACTGCAGCACATCCCTGCAGCTCCGTGCTGGGAGGGACTGGCTGAGCCAATAGGGCTGCTCCTGTGCAAGGCCAGCCAGGAGGGAGGTGGAAGTGCTGCCCTCTGGGGGCTCCTACCAGAAgcagagcagcagccccagctgAGAAGGGTCCGCCGGTGCTGAAACCTCCGAGTTGGACGGAGCTGCTGCCCGCAGAGCGATTTGCCTCAGGAAAGCAGGGACGGGCCATCTTCCTCCCCTCagacacccctcctcctcctcctcctcctcaggttcCCCTTCTCTGGAAAGGCCCCCTTTCTCCTGGGTCGCTGGCTCACTGGGCTTCTTGCCTGCTCATCGGAGTCCTCAGACTTCACGTTCTGCTAGGCTGCTCCCCACACTGTGCCCCTCTGAGCAGGATGCTGGAAGGCCAAGCGCCCTtccagccccagccggctcctCCTGCCCCAAAGGAGGACACCAAGGCCTCATTAAAGTACTTTAATCATCAAAAATAGAGCTCTTTGgggctgagaggaaaagaccccCCCGGGTTCTATAAAAAGGGCTGGCTGGCTCGAGGCAGAGGTGTGCAAGAACGCAGGCGGGGCCAACTTCCACCGCAAACAGGCTGGAACCGACggctccccccagcaccctccCACGGCAACGGGGTGACGACAAGAGCCCCCTCGCCAAAGCGGCCCGAGCCCACATGCCACTGGGTGCGCAGGGGTGCCTGGCTGGGGAAGGGGCCTCGGCGGGCGTCAGGAGCACAGGGGGAAGCTGCTGAGGCTGTGGAGAGGGGAGGCCGACCTGGGCAGGGAGCAGATGGGCAGGTGTCCAAAGAAGGCGGGATCCGTCatggggagcaggagcagcaggaagagggcCACGCCCAGCAGGTAGAAGAAGACCACCAGGAGGCGCTGCGGGTGCTCGAGGGCGGCGCCGACCGCCGGGAACCCCACGTAGTTGCAGAAGGAGTGACACAGCACCGGTCCAATCAGGTGccctgagggggaaaggggagggtcTGAGGAACACAAGAGGCTTCTGATGGTTGCAGAAAACCTGGCACCGCTAGCCCCAGCGGACTTGGAGTCCCAGTAGATTTCCTCACTCACGCCAGACGCGTACACATTGCGTTCAAATATGTGAAAGATAAAGAAATCTTCGTTCGTAATCACAGATGGACCAAAAGTCATTTTAGGCACTTCAATCTgtgtgagaacacacacacacacacattctgaatAGGGGACAACGCCTGTATGAGCATTATTGTTCTCCTGCCCTTCCACAGAGGAGCTCAAGGGGGCATATGTGGTCGccacaccacactggccctcTAGCTCAGCAACAAGCACCCTTGTTGCATGAGGCACCGTCTccgaagaggcattccctctcaCCTCTCCCactggaagaaatgcctcttctCCAGTGCCGTTTGCCACCTGGGaggtttccacacagggcttttagttcgcatctcctccagaatggagggggtgcattcacgtTTTGgctaaatttaccccaaagtccctgcaagctatcggggagcacttcacacaaaacCCGGGGTTTTCACTGTGTGTCAGAGTGTGGCCCGATTTATAGccagggtttaaaaatccactttttgcaactttcttcttcttccaacttcgaactcgcagtagagcctcgcagaaaacctgcggtgaagcctgctgtctgggaaagctcctgcagtCTTTATGATGACTTGTATCTATTAATTGGTCTGCTGCCCAGTTAACTGGAAGGCTTCCGTGGAGGCATCTTTTTAGTGGAACAAAATAGGTTGAGCCAATTCAACGTTACTGCCTAAATCTATTCCAGTTAGATGGCTGGGGTTAGGGAACCTCTAATAATCTCTGAACCCAGCCACCTAGCTTTTTCCCTGGAGGGGAACTGCAGGATCCCAAGCACACACCCTgacccccccccaatccttccCAGAACAGAAATGTCCTTCCCCATCTGCTGCACCAACCTGTCCTAATGAAGATGAAGGCTGTGTAGGCTCCAAACACAGCGGTGTAGGAGAACTGGAACACTGCAAGGGCAGAGAGCAGAGACAAGTCGGGAGCAGCAGGGGGTTAGAAGAGAGCGGGTGGGACCATCACCTGGTCTCTACTGGTGGgtaaggcacacacacacacacacacacgccagggCATCCTTAGGGGTAATTACTGGTAACATTCCAGGCTTCCATTGCAGACTACGGAGTGTTCTGGACACCATGCAAGAATAATTGTGGCATTCTGGACTTTATCCTTGAAGATTGCAGGTGAGAGATCATATTTTTTAATGTCCCTCTTGCGACAAGCTCCCTGTTCATAGTAAACTAGCACATCAGAAAGCACACAGAACCTCTCTCCATGTTCTGGAGAACGACTTCTCCATATTCTAGATAGGAGGTGTTTTTTCGGTGAGgcgagggggggggcaggggagcgtTCAAAcctgcctcccctctcccctcaccaCACCTGCCCTCCAACTTGAAAAACGGAAGCGGGACAGttctgggctgtaccatttcatTCTGTATAATCTGTGAAACAGTACAGAGTTGCTTCTGAATGCCAATGGTATAGAACAGAAAGCTGTAGGTTCAGTTTCCATATTCAAGTTCTATTCAAACCCAAATTCAAACCCAAACCCAAGGAATTCTAACAAAAGAATGGTGCTTATGCTTTCACTAGAAATGAAGCCCCAGTTCCCTCACAAAACTACCATTCCCAGGGTTCCCTGGGAGGTGAGAGAGCGCCATTTAGGACATGCAGCATGGTTTATCCAGGAAGACATGCCTTTCCATCTACTGTAACGTCCAAAGCAAAGTACACACAGCTGTCACCACAGAGAGGCCAAGAGACATCATGCTGAACtcacagggaatcatgggagatggcagtgctCCATTTTTACCAGAAGCTCAAGGCATCTCTACAGATTTTTTGTCTCTTGGAAAGCAGGCTCTGGTTCTGGCAAGGTTGCCAtctttgaaacacacacacacacaaacacaccatggAGTCCATACTCAAATATTCCACCAGCCCGCCCGCCTTTTGATGATGGCAAAACTGTGGACCTGTACCTGCTGAGAGGAAGATACTGGCTGTGCTTCCCTGCCGAAATCTCAGCTGCTCAATGACGTGGTGAAAGTGAGCTAGGAGAAGCAACAGAGACACACAGAAGCGTACTTGGCAGGCCAAGCTGTTGgactgccccctctccctccctccgttcctccccccacaaacacccacccacaccacaaaGGTTTTCACTAGAAGTGGCCAGCTGGGGGCAGGAAGATTTTCTGCAAGGCAGGTATTACGGAATCAACCCGTCTCTCCATGGCTACATGGAACATGCACAGATGGGTCtggagctcagtggtggagcatctgctttgcatgccaaaggtcccaggttcaattcctggctgcatcggcaggtagggctgggaaaggcccctcctggaacgctggagagctgctgccggtccatgcagacagtactgagctagatggaccaagggtctgactcagtaaaaggaagcttcctatgctctAGTTGCAGAGGCAGGCTGTAGaagcaggaaagcaacagcagaagaggatgctttCCCTaggggggtggggctgcagctcagtaatggagcatctgcttagcatgcagaatgtccctgggtcaatccctggcttctccagagggggccgggagagactcctgcctagctgctgccagtcagtgtagacacaatactgagctagatggaccaagggtctgactcagtaggaggcagcttcctaggttccctaCATGCCCTggttgttggcttcccagaggcatctgggggaaTACGGGGTGCTGAAGCAGATGGATCTTTCTCCTGATCCAACACGGCTCCTCTCACATTCCTTTTACTGAGCTGCTGAAATGGAGAGCAGCTTCGGTTTAGGCCCGCCAGAAATACATCTGCCTTGTAGCGAAGCTTCTGGCAAGGACAGGCATTCCGGAGAAAGCAGGACGCCCCAAAGAGGCCGACAGGGTTGTGGAGAAGGCGGCACTCACCGACGCCAAAGAAGAGCGGGCAGGTGAAGATGGCAGGCCCCAATCCAGTGCAGGGAACGAGCATGGGCAGCATGCAGGCGCGGAACACCAGCTCCTCCGTGAAGGGCGCGATGACCTGGTTGCGGAGCCAGCGCATGTCGGTCAGACAGAGCACCCAGAAGCGGGGGTCTGGGGGAGGTGAGCAGGAGCAGCGTTACTGACACCCCACCCACTGGAGCCTCTTCAGCCGCCGGAAGGGCTGTAGGGAAAGGGCAGCGCCTCCAAGTGGGGAGAGTTCGGATCACAAGAAGATGAGAAATCCCTGGAATCCCGCCCCCCGCCGATCAGACCTGTTCAACTTTGACcttccagctgattttggactacaactcccataatccccagccacagtggtcaatagccactgggattatgggagctgtaggccaactgcaggagggtcagagttgagcaggcctgccccagATCACCAAAAATAACAGAGCTTAAAATGTACACGCGCGTATTTAGCCTAATAGAAGGTGACTAAATTTAAGACGACTCCCTTGAAAAGAGAGGTTAAATAGAAGTTACTCCTAATAGAGGTTTAAACAGAAGTTactcctgtatttacccaaaaggaatgggactctggatttaagacgtcccctcaatttctaacatcaaacaaCCGGGGGGGGGTGTGTGCGCGAGGTGTGGGGACCTAgtgttggattcaggtaaataaagtaTGTATCTATAGCTTTATGGGGGACTTCACCAAGTCGTGAGGGCACAAGGTTGCACAAACTCAACTAAGGGCTGAAATTAAACCACACAGATGTACAGAAACAGAAACGTCAAGGTGAAAGTCATTTTCCCTCCTAAAAGATAGGTACCTGCCACCCCACTGGCATACTGAAACAATAATGCAAGTTCAGCGCTGAGCATTATGAGGGCAGGACAAGGGGGCAGCTTTGGTCCTAGACCTTTGCACTCTAAGCACCACCACAATGTATCAGCCTTACCAAATGCAACCTGCAGACCATCCACCAGATCCCAGGGGCAGTCCATGGACAGCTGGATGAGGGGGCCGAGGAATAAGACCTGGGGAAGGAGCATTTAAGAACCTGCATGTCAATTTCCTGTATCCATAAATCTGACAGAGCTGGTAGACATCCAATttattttaatcaatcaatcaatcaatcctcctCCCACTTCTTTGACAGAGGGTGGGGGAACCCAGCTTATTTAGAGCTGAGCAATGCAGTCATTTTCAGAAACAAGAAGAGCATCTTTTTTGTCCCCAGAGAGCCACTTCGAGATGTTTTAAGTTGAAAAGAGCCAGGGTTGTAGGGCTGCAATCTCATATTTCACTATACAAGAGGAagctccactgaaataaataattaatctatggaattctctgccatgggtcaCGGTGATGGTCACTAGGTTGGATGGCTTAGACCAATTCCTGGtcaatcagtggctactagtcctgatggctataggctaccttcaggccctgaggcaggatgcctccaaataccagtagcaggggagccatggtggaagagagggcatgccttcatctcctgcttgggggcttcccggGGGCATCTGGAGGGTCTCTGTGGGAAATGGGACGCTGGGCTaggtaggccttgagcctgatccagcgaACCCGCTCTTATGAAACTGTCGCATCCAGCAGGGCCATCTGCGCGAGCGCATTGCAATGCAGTCGTGACCACCCCACTTACCATGGTTAGCAGCAGAGGCAACAGAGTTGCTGGCAAGATCCCCTCGAACCGGAAGCCCATCAGAGCAAGAAGGGGTGTTCCTGGCTGAGCAGAAGAGGAGACACCTTCATCAGCACTATGCAGGTGTCCCCAGCCACAAAACCCTATGATGCATAGTGCATCATAAGCGGGCTGCGGGCACACCACAGAAAGGAGACACACGTATAAAAGGAAATGCCTTTCCAGCCACCCAACCAAGTATGATTTTTGGCAAGTGgatgcagctctccagggtttattGCCCCCAATCACTgaaccagagatgccagggactcaGCCTGGTACCTTTATACAGgctctgtcactgaactacaGGCCATGCCCCAGTGCTTAGACAGGAAATGACGGAACGTCACTCAAGCAACTGGGCCAAGCCACAAACTGCAAGGCAGATTTTTGTCACCCATGCAAAATACTACTACGAAGAATAAAGAACTTCATTAGTCATCCAATAACACATGGTCCTCAGGGCGGCTCACACCACTCCAATAAAGACATTAAAACACATACCAAAGAAATTATAATATAGATGCAAAATCCAGtaccaaacttttaaaaa
The Hemicordylus capensis ecotype Gifberg chromosome 14, rHemCap1.1.pri, whole genome shotgun sequence genome window above contains:
- the RCE1 gene encoding CAAX prenyl protease 2 isoform X2; its protein translation is MSAAEAGGAGLCWAALLSCLSLACSYVGSLYVWKSHLPRDHPAVIKRRFTSVLIVSLLSPLFVWIWKEVTGIKPGTPLLALMGFRFEGILPATLLPLLLTMVLFLGPLIQLSMDCPWDLVDGLQVAFDPRFWVLCLTDMRWLRNQVIAPFTEELVFRACMLPMLVPCTGLGPAIFTCPLFFGVAHFHHVIEQLRFRQGSTASIFLSAGHLIGPVLCHSFCNYVGFPAVGAALEHPQRLLVVFFYLLGVALFLLLLLPMTDPAFFGHLPICSLPRSASPLHSLSSFPLCS
- the RCE1 gene encoding CAAX prenyl protease 2 isoform X3; protein product: MGFRFEGILPATLLPLLLTMVLFLGPLIQLSMDCPWDLVDGLQVAFDPRFWVLCLTDMRWLRNQVIAPFTEELVFRACMLPMLVPCTGLGPAIFTCPLFFGVAHFHHVIEQLRFRQGSTASIFLSAVFQFSYTAVFGAYTAFIFIRTGHLIGPVLCHSFCNYVGFPAVGAALEHPQRLLVVFFYLLGVALFLLLLLPMTDPAFFGHLPICSLPRSASPLHSLSSFPLCS
- the RCE1 gene encoding CAAX prenyl protease 2 isoform X1, with translation MSAAEAGGAGLCWAALLSCLSLACSYVGSLYVWKSHLPRDHPAVIKRRFTSVLIVSLLSPLFVWIWKEVTGIKPGTPLLALMGFRFEGILPATLLPLLLTMVLFLGPLIQLSMDCPWDLVDGLQVAFDPRFWVLCLTDMRWLRNQVIAPFTEELVFRACMLPMLVPCTGLGPAIFTCPLFFGVAHFHHVIEQLRFRQGSTASIFLSAVFQFSYTAVFGAYTAFIFIRTGHLIGPVLCHSFCNYVGFPAVGAALEHPQRLLVVFFYLLGVALFLLLLLPMTDPAFFGHLPICSLPRSASPLHSLSSFPLCS